The following are encoded in a window of Lysobacterales bacterium genomic DNA:
- the rpsC gene encoding 30S ribosomal protein S3 has protein sequence MGHKVHPIGIRLGIAKDWNSKWYAGKREFAGYLAADLRVREMLLKDERLKDADISRIQIERPAKTARITIHTARPGVVIGKKGEDIERLRKRATQVMGVPTHINVVEVRRPELDAQLVAKSIAGQLERRIMFRRAMKRSVGNAMRLGALGIKINVAGRLNGAEIARSEWYREGRVPLHTLRADIDYGFAEAKTTYGIIGVKVWVYKGEVFDLHAPQAEEAPAPKGKGDRGDRGDRGDRDRGARGKE, from the coding sequence ATGGGTCACAAGGTTCATCCTATCGGCATCCGGCTTGGCATCGCCAAGGACTGGAACTCCAAGTGGTACGCGGGCAAGCGCGAGTTCGCCGGCTACCTCGCCGCCGACCTGCGCGTCCGCGAGATGCTGCTCAAGGACGAGCGCCTGAAGGACGCGGACATCAGCCGCATCCAGATCGAGCGCCCGGCCAAGACCGCCCGCATCACGATCCACACCGCGCGTCCCGGCGTCGTCATCGGCAAGAAGGGCGAGGACATCGAGCGGCTGCGCAAGCGCGCCACCCAGGTGATGGGCGTCCCGACGCACATCAACGTGGTCGAGGTGCGCCGCCCCGAGCTGGACGCCCAGCTTGTCGCCAAGTCGATCGCCGGCCAGCTCGAGCGCCGCATCATGTTCCGTCGCGCGATGAAGCGTTCGGTCGGCAATGCCATGCGCCTCGGCGCGCTCGGCATCAAGATCAACGTCGCCGGCCGCCTCAACGGCGCCGAGATCGCGCGGTCGGAGTGGTACCGCGAGGGCCGGGTGCCGCTGCACACGCTGCGCGCCGACATCGACTACGGCTTCGCCGAGGCGAAGACCACGTACGGGATCATCGGCGTCAAGGTCTGGGTCTACAAGGGCGAGGTGTTCGATCTGCACGCTCCGCAGGCCGAGGAAGCGCCGGCCCCGAAGGGCAAGGGCGACCGCGGTGATCGTGGCGACCGTGGCGACCGCGATCGCGGCGCCCGCGGCAAGGAGTAA
- the rpsS gene encoding 30S ribosomal protein S19 codes for MARSLKKGPFVDHHLQNKVESALASSSKKPIKTWSRRSMVLPEMVGFTIAVHNGRQHVPVMVNENMVGHKLGEFAPTRTFKGHSGDKKSK; via the coding sequence ATGGCTCGTTCACTCAAGAAGGGTCCGTTCGTGGATCACCACCTGCAGAACAAGGTGGAGTCCGCTCTGGCCAGCAGCAGCAAGAAGCCGATCAAGACCTGGTCGCGGCGTTCAATGGTCCTCCCGGAGATGGTGGGTTTCACCATCGCCGTGCACAACGGCCGCCAGCACGTTCCGGTCATGGTCAACGAGAACATGGTCGGGCACAAGCTCGGCGAGTTCGCCCCGACCCGGACCTTCAAGGGTCACTCGGGCGACAAGAAGTCGAAGTAA
- the rplV gene encoding 50S ribosomal protein L22, with the protein MEARAILRGARISPQKARLVADQVRGMPVGRATDVLAFSPKKGAALIKKLLLSAVSNAENNQGADVDELKVARIFVDEGPRLKRFAARAKGRGTRIVKRTSHITVVVGDN; encoded by the coding sequence ATGGAAGCCAGAGCGATCCTGCGCGGTGCGCGCATCTCCCCCCAGAAGGCCAGGCTGGTCGCCGACCAGGTCCGCGGCATGCCGGTGGGTCGCGCCACCGACGTGCTTGCCTTCAGCCCCAAGAAGGGCGCGGCGCTGATCAAGAAACTGCTGCTCTCGGCCGTCTCCAACGCCGAGAACAACCAGGGTGCCGACGTCGACGAGCTGAAGGTCGCGCGCATCTTCGTGGACGAGGGCCCGCGCCTGAAGCGCTTCGCCGCCCGCGCCAAGGGCCGTGGCACGCGCATCGTCAAGCGCACCAGCCACATCACCGTCGTCGTCGGCGACAACTGA